The Hyphomicrobium sp. MC1 genome window below encodes:
- a CDS encoding sigma-70 family RNA polymerase sigma factor, with product MSANATENRQQSPAVPSKLITCERPSTVSKWSAPVSLRHFAAVEAPRKSETAKPLVAQPDNNRAEVLLIRAIPNLRAFAKSLCRDPGRADDLVQETLVKAWANLARFEKGTNMKAWLFTILRNTFCSQHRTRRREVEDVEGREAARLCDLPRQQAHMEFADFTKIFALLRDDHKEALLLVGAEGFSYMEAAAITGMPIGTVKSRVNRARAALTQLLSLDAKETFDPNTEFLGLARTPLGDKRIQ from the coding sequence ATGTCCGCGAACGCCACAGAAAATCGTCAGCAATCTCCTGCTGTGCCCTCAAAGTTGATCACTTGCGAGCGACCGTCTACGGTGAGTAAGTGGAGCGCTCCGGTCTCGCTTCGACATTTTGCAGCGGTTGAAGCACCCCGAAAGTCGGAGACTGCGAAGCCGCTCGTCGCGCAGCCCGATAACAATCGGGCAGAAGTCCTTTTGATCAGAGCAATCCCAAACCTGCGTGCCTTTGCGAAATCGCTATGCAGAGACCCCGGGCGCGCCGACGATCTTGTGCAAGAAACACTCGTCAAAGCCTGGGCCAATCTTGCGCGTTTCGAAAAGGGAACGAACATGAAGGCTTGGTTATTCACGATCCTCCGCAATACGTTTTGCTCACAACACCGCACTCGGCGCCGCGAAGTTGAGGATGTAGAAGGACGAGAGGCCGCGCGCCTATGTGACCTGCCGCGCCAGCAGGCCCATATGGAGTTTGCCGACTTCACGAAGATTTTCGCCTTACTTCGCGATGATCATAAGGAGGCCCTTCTGTTGGTCGGTGCAGAGGGTTTCTCATACATGGAAGCGGCGGCGATCACCGGCATGCCCATCGGCACCGTGAAAAGCAGAGTCAATCGCGCGAGGGCAGCACTAACCCAATTGCTTAGCCTAGATGCGAAAGAAACTTTCGACCCGAACACAGAATTCCTCGGTTTGGCCCGAACTCCGCTCGGAGATAAGAGGATTCAATAG
- a CDS encoding SDR family oxidoreductase yields MVTNEKVTHMPMDRQVIAVSGAASGIGKELCRLFALRGANLGLIDHDKSELDTLASELRSSGVACSSVVADVRQGDQVRDALRTIVGSLGPIDIVIPCAGICRVSTIDDLKGHEMEDVVLTNLMGTVHMIEAVLPSMLKRRRGHIVGVSSLAGVRGIPYEAGYSASKAGVAAYLESVRSELHPRGVSVTTVFPGYVLTPLLEKVNGLTGGDMSNGKACTAAIAAARIVKAIEKRSSRLYFPWGLGVGVRLSQLFPPMLYDWVMRRAFSRLPISRGVLTPSNPLSEPAKF; encoded by the coding sequence ATGGTAACAAACGAGAAAGTGACGCACATGCCAATGGACCGGCAGGTTATTGCTGTTTCAGGTGCGGCCAGCGGCATCGGCAAGGAGTTGTGCAGATTGTTCGCCCTACGCGGTGCGAACCTCGGACTTATTGATCATGACAAGTCTGAACTCGACACACTCGCAAGTGAACTTCGCAGTTCCGGCGTTGCATGCTCCTCGGTCGTCGCGGATGTCCGGCAGGGCGACCAGGTCCGCGATGCGCTTCGAACGATCGTCGGCTCGCTCGGCCCCATCGACATCGTGATACCCTGTGCTGGAATCTGTCGCGTATCCACTATTGACGACTTGAAGGGACATGAAATGGAGGACGTTGTCCTCACCAACCTCATGGGCACGGTCCATATGATAGAAGCGGTCCTTCCGTCCATGTTGAAGCGGCGGAGAGGACACATTGTCGGTGTTTCGAGCCTAGCCGGCGTACGCGGGATACCTTACGAAGCGGGATATTCTGCGAGCAAGGCGGGAGTCGCTGCCTACCTCGAGAGCGTCCGGTCTGAGCTGCACCCACGCGGCGTTTCCGTAACGACGGTCTTCCCGGGCTACGTGCTCACTCCGTTGCTCGAGAAGGTCAATGGTTTGACGGGCGGGGACATGTCCAACGGAAAAGCTTGCACGGCCGCCATTGCGGCGGCGAGAATCGTGAAAGCCATCGAAAAGCGAAGCTCACGTCTGTACTTCCCATGGGGACTCGGGGTCGGAGTTCGTTTAAGCCAACTTTTTCCCCCTATGCTTTACGATTGGGTGATGCGACGCGCATTCAGCCGTCTTCCCATCTCCCGAGGTGTCTTAACGCCTTCAAATCCACTCTCGGAACCGGCGAAATTCTAA
- a CDS encoding NAD-dependent epimerase/dehydratase family protein, producing the protein MPSKTAFVTGGTGFVGLNLVEHLTASGWEVTALHRHSSNLAHLQKYPVRLVEGSIEDPLSLDRAMPENVDAVFHVAADTSMWPGNRQRQWLTNVDGTRNMLNIARAKHSKRFIHTSTSGVFGLAKEPFDETAAKLGRGSFNYQHSKTVAEDEVAKAVEDGLNAVILNPANVIGRYDWASWSTFIRKAAHKELLLIPAGRACFCDVGSVVRAHVAAVDKGRTGDNYLLGGPEASYHDIVRLVGELLQRDTNKRVGKPWLFSIAGRSLDRLSALTKKEPLITAESAAFLNANIICRCDKAMLELGYKPVSLDAMLTECIDWMIAEKLID; encoded by the coding sequence ATGCCTTCGAAGACTGCTTTTGTCACTGGCGGCACCGGCTTTGTGGGTCTCAATCTCGTAGAGCATCTCACCGCATCGGGTTGGGAGGTCACTGCGCTTCACCGGCATAGCTCCAATCTGGCTCATCTGCAAAAATATCCGGTCCGACTTGTTGAGGGCTCGATCGAGGACCCGCTCTCTCTCGATCGCGCGATGCCCGAAAATGTCGATGCCGTCTTCCATGTAGCAGCCGACACCAGCATGTGGCCGGGCAATCGGCAGCGACAATGGCTGACCAACGTCGATGGGACTCGCAATATGCTCAACATCGCGCGGGCCAAACACAGCAAGCGGTTCATTCATACGTCGACGTCCGGAGTTTTTGGCCTTGCAAAAGAGCCGTTCGATGAAACCGCCGCAAAACTCGGAAGGGGAAGTTTTAACTACCAACACTCAAAGACGGTCGCGGAGGACGAGGTGGCGAAGGCCGTCGAAGACGGATTGAATGCCGTCATCCTCAATCCTGCAAACGTTATTGGGCGCTACGATTGGGCATCTTGGTCGACCTTCATCCGCAAGGCGGCGCACAAGGAACTTCTCCTCATTCCTGCGGGGCGGGCTTGTTTTTGCGATGTCGGTTCGGTCGTTCGGGCTCATGTCGCGGCGGTCGACAAGGGGCGGACTGGAGATAACTATCTGTTAGGCGGACCTGAGGCGTCGTATCACGACATCGTCCGGCTTGTCGGCGAGCTGCTGCAGCGAGACACGAATAAACGCGTCGGCAAACCCTGGTTGTTCAGCATCGCTGGACGTTCGCTCGATCGGCTGTCGGCGCTGACGAAAAAAGAGCCACTCATTACAGCCGAATCGGCAGCGTTCCTAAACGCCAACATCATTTGCCGGTGCGATAAGGCGATGCTCGAACTCGGATATAAGCCTGTTTCGCTCGATGCCATGCTGACGGAATGCATCGACTGGATGATCGCGGAGAAACTTATCGATTAG
- a CDS encoding B12-binding domain-containing radical SAM protein, translated as MADIIIINPRFDVSFWGMEKCMGMLGKRANLPVACLPLLAALVPKHHDVTLIDENVDEIDFERVGRADIVCATGMSIQGRRLREILAEVRRRGVLTVVGGAMATVEPQELEGLADVIFVGEADETFPRFLREWELGNHASRYVQADKTDMTTLPPPRLDLLKSQHYMFGSMQISRGCPFTCEFCDIIVTFGRKPRLKSSAQVIAELDAYYRAGIKIVFVVDDNLIGNKKAIKPILRDMILWQEKHAYALTLFTEASLDLAEDDELMELMGRAGFQSVFIGIESPNEASLRETKKLQNVRERAGTLIERVHRIQNRGLDVWCGMIVGFDSDKASVFGELPRFLNEARIGNALIGLLHAIPTTPLYDRLRNEGRLNDDEDSAAFGTNVAPLGMSREDLRKGFVMVTGQAYSADAYFNRIDALFVDGNFRFAAHRLAYWRSHRLAWTKSCIENYLMFFVLAGRLVSGNVDPKLRTKYRSQLLRAFWARRFEPQLLFTYAVKTAMHYHYASISDELTAAGDGPLPQAVRSFSRSPGREAA; from the coding sequence GTGGCCGATATCATCATTATCAATCCGCGCTTTGATGTATCCTTTTGGGGTATGGAAAAATGCATGGGTATGCTCGGCAAGCGTGCCAATCTGCCCGTCGCCTGTCTCCCGCTCCTAGCCGCGTTGGTTCCCAAACATCACGACGTCACGCTCATCGACGAGAACGTCGATGAGATCGATTTTGAGCGTGTCGGCCGCGCGGACATAGTTTGCGCTACAGGGATGAGCATCCAGGGTCGGCGCCTTCGTGAAATTCTTGCCGAAGTTCGCCGCCGTGGCGTGCTCACTGTCGTGGGCGGTGCAATGGCGACTGTCGAGCCGCAAGAACTCGAGGGCTTGGCGGACGTCATTTTTGTCGGTGAAGCCGATGAAACATTTCCTCGGTTTCTGCGGGAATGGGAACTGGGGAACCACGCGAGCCGCTACGTTCAAGCCGATAAGACTGACATGACCACCCTTCCCCCGCCACGGCTGGATCTCCTCAAGTCGCAGCATTACATGTTTGGCAGCATGCAGATTTCACGCGGATGCCCGTTCACCTGCGAATTTTGTGATATCATCGTCACCTTCGGCCGCAAACCGAGACTGAAATCGAGCGCGCAGGTTATAGCGGAACTCGATGCGTATTATCGGGCCGGAATAAAAATCGTCTTCGTCGTCGACGACAATCTGATCGGTAACAAGAAAGCGATAAAGCCGATCTTGCGGGACATGATCCTCTGGCAAGAGAAGCACGCCTACGCCCTCACTTTGTTCACGGAAGCGTCTCTCGACCTAGCTGAAGACGATGAACTGATGGAGTTAATGGGACGGGCTGGATTTCAGAGCGTCTTCATCGGCATCGAAAGCCCCAATGAAGCCTCGCTTAGGGAAACGAAAAAACTTCAAAATGTCCGGGAAAGAGCGGGCACCCTCATCGAACGGGTCCATCGCATTCAAAACCGTGGGCTCGACGTCTGGTGCGGAATGATCGTTGGCTTCGACAGCGACAAAGCCTCGGTGTTTGGCGAGTTGCCGCGCTTTCTCAATGAGGCTCGCATCGGCAACGCGCTGATTGGACTTCTGCATGCAATCCCCACCACGCCCCTTTATGATCGCCTTAGAAACGAAGGTCGGCTGAACGATGATGAAGACAGCGCCGCTTTCGGCACCAATGTCGCCCCATTGGGCATGTCGCGCGAAGATCTGCGAAAAGGCTTCGTAATGGTCACGGGCCAGGCGTATTCGGCCGACGCTTATTTCAACCGCATCGATGCGCTCTTCGTCGACGGAAATTTCCGCTTTGCGGCGCACCGGCTCGCTTACTGGCGGAGCCATCGCTTGGCCTGGACCAAAAGTTGCATCGAAAATTACCTCATGTTCTTTGTCCTCGCGGGTCGCTTGGTTTCCGGGAACGTCGATCCAAAGCTGCGCACCAAATATCGCTCGCAGCTGTTACGTGCGTTCTGGGCGAGACGGTTCGAACCGCAACTTCTCTTTACGTACGCGGTCAAGACGGCCATGCACTATCACTACGCCTCGATTAGCGACGAACTCACGGCCGCGGGTGACGGGCCTCTTCCACAAGCCGTGCGCTCTTTCTCTCGTAGTCCAGGACGGGAAGCCGCCTAG